DNA sequence from the Lycium barbarum isolate Lr01 chromosome 5, ASM1917538v2, whole genome shotgun sequence genome:
TGCTTGTTGGAATTATTTGAAGTTTTCCATTGCTCTCATGTTGGAAGAATTCTAAATTATGTAAATATTCTCAATTTCTTCATATCCTGGGTACTTGCAGGCATTGCGACAAATTTTGGATTCGGGGAAGTCTCTTCCCTTCCCAGATGGTCTCCTTATAAATGGTCAAAAGCAGTCAACTTTCGCTGGTGATCAAGGTTATTCTCAGCATTTCAAAGCTATCTTCTCTAGTGTCTTTGTTTGTTACTGAAATTTTATTCACCATCAAAATGTACTGCTCTTTTATCCTCTAGAAGTAACAACTCATTAATAACGGTGATCTTGCTGTTGCTCTTCAGGAAAAACATACATGTTCAGGATTTCAAATGTGGGTTTCAAGACTACCATCAATTTCAGAATTCAGGGCCACAAGATGAAGCTGGTCGAGGTTGAAGGATCCCATGTCATTCAAAACTTATACGATTCTTTTGATGTCCATGTTGGTCAATCTTTATCTATCCTTGTCACATTGGATCAATCTCCAAAGGACTACTACATTGTTGCATCTACAAGGTTCACAACGACTGTTCTTACTACCACTTCAGTGCTCCACTACACAAATTCTCAAACACCCGTATCTGGACCTGTGCCAGCTGGTCCAGCTGATCAATTTCAGTGGTCTTTGGTGCAAGCCAGATCAATCAGGTAGACATTATCCAGTGTACACTATTAGACTGCCTCTCACACCAATGCATTACGGCCTCTCAAGGTTTAGAAAAATCCTGATTtcttttgttgcatttagtcatGTAACTTTTTCATTTGATTCACCTAGACGTTCATAGATCTCTAGGTGAAGGGCAACCTTGAAAATTTTACCAATAACACTGGTCGCACTAAGAACACTCCAGACAGTAAACTATTTGTTATGCAAGGGAAATGACATAGTCTCCTACTCCAGTGTACTTAATGGGGGTCATTATTATGTTGCACCAGCTTAGCATTATAGAGTCAAGCATATAATTTGGAATGTGGGAAGGAAAAGTTCACTACTATGATGGTTATAACTCTTCAATAACCTAACTAGTTGTTTTCCTTTTGAAGGTGGAATCTGACATCAAATGCAGCTAGACCAAATCCTCAGGGTTCATTCCATTATGGAAAAATTACACCTTCAAGGACAATTTTACTTGCCAACTCTGCACCACTTATCAGAGGGAAGCAGAGATACGCTGTCAATGGCATTTCTTACATCAATCCTGACACCCCTCTGAAGCTTGCTGATCACTTTAATATCCCGGGGGTTTTCACTTTGGATTCCATTCCAACTGCTCCAACAGCGGGTTCTCCAAACCTAGCTACAGCTGTGCTGCCATCTTCTCTCCATGAGTTCCTCGAAATCGTTTTCCAAAACAATGAAGACACAATGCAATCTTGGCATCTTGACGGTTATGATTTCTGGGTCGTAGGGTATGTTGTAACCACTAAAAAGCTTTCATTACACCTAGTGTGAGGTAGTCTTTGTCTTCTAACTCTTCCTACTGTTAATATTTGCAGTTTCGGAGCAGGTACTTGGACACAAGGTAGTAGAAAAGGGTATAATCTTGTTGATACTCTTACTAGACATACTACACAGGTAACTCCAATTTACCCCATGGCAATTCAACTGTTTAAGGACATTAAGTAAACAGTCCAACTAATATACACCAACAGTATAAAAAATGTTACACTATCAGGCTGCTTAAAATTCAACTACAAGTAACTTTTATAGCAAAGTTTGGAATGGTAACCTGCAAAGCATGCTTGTTACAACAAGTAAAGCTGTACTGATATTTTAAAAATCTTTTACATTGTCAGTATATGTAAATTTAAATCGTTTAAGTGAAGTACGATCGGTTCATGAAAAGCTGAATAGCAGTTTTAAGCTTCAACATGAAATGTTTCTTGCAGGTTTATCCTAAATCTTGGACTGCTATATATGTCTCCTTGGACAACCAAGGAATGTGGAATTTAAGGTCTGCAATGTGGGATAGGCAATATCTTGGACAGCAAGTTTACCTCAGAGTCTACAATCCAACAGCCAGTTTAGCTAACGAATATGGCATACCTACCAATGCTCTCCTCTGTGGCAAAGCTGCTGGGCGACATCTTTAATTGGATGAAGATTATTAAGTCAAAATTTTCTTGGTCATAAGAGGTTGGCTACAAGAGATGCGGCAAAGAAACTACTTGCTTCTTATGTTGTACTACATAACAAGCAAATCAAATTAACTTACGAGTATTTTGTGATTGGTGGCCAAGTTTTTGTTGAACTAGTTCTGAGTTCCTGCCAGATAGATTCATCAAAGGCAGCTGGGAGTCGGTTCAATTGAACCTAACATTTTTAAAGTAATATATAAATACTAAGTATCGTGCCATATTCTCAAAGAACGGATCTTAAACCCATTGAGTTTGAATTCTGAATCCAATCTTTATACGATGATCCTGCAATTGCATGAGGCAAATAACCATAATAGAATATAATTAATGAAAGGAAAGAATTTTCAAATTCTAAGAATTACCAAAAGTGATTTGATAACCTCTATTAAAATGAGCATAACAGTTTCTCATAGACTTGTAAAGCCCAATATTTATGAAATCTTGGCTGAACATGCAATTGCTGTATTGAAGGAAGCTAAAAGAGTATAACCTAAATGGACATTCCATGATAAATGATCTCTATGGCATGATATAGAGTAAAAGATGAGTTTTTTCTACGACCAGTGTGTCAGAATCATTCGGTGGTTATCTGAAAGAAAGATTTTGTAGTAACTTAGCATGTCATTCTTTAAGTATATCTGTAATAAAAAAAGTGAAATATGTGTTAATTAGTTCTATCTTTTTTTGGATAAAAATATAAGATGTATTTTTCATCTAAATTTATCATTGTTAAGTTATATGTGTTCATACttcaattttttgtttttaaagatGCACTATTGGTTGCCGGGTTATTAATTAAACATATGAACACAATTTGATTGCCAGTATCCAGAAAATTTATCCAAGAGTATGGCCTGTTAAAAAAATCAAATCACGACATCTCTTTAATCTATTTTCATTATGGTTATACTTTATTTGTGTTCTTTTGCACAAACAAAAATCTTCTTTCTACATTATATAAAAAAACATTTGTTTATCTATTACAAAAACATAGTTTGCTCGATAAAGCACCATAGAACTGTATGTAGCTCGATAcaacttatgtatattgttttACACAAAATCTTGAAATTGGTCTCTTGCTATTGAATACGAAAGTAATCAATCTCCTCGACAAATAATTATCCTCAATTAATTAACTATCTCTAAAACAAAGAATTAAGTTTGAACATAGTTATACTTAAATGATGTATATAAAGTATATTTTCTTCACAAAATATAGAAATTGGTCTCTTGCTACTGAATAAAAAAGTAATCGATATTTTTGATTATTGATCAACCTTAATTAACTATATcaagttatttttaaaaaaaaaagtgtttgaaCATAGTCGTACTTAAAAATTGCGAAATTGGTCAATTATAAAACTCTACTACTACTCTCTCTTGTTCAAAAATAAATGTTCACTTTAACCTTTAGCAcaccatttaaaaaaaaactaatttttaggaaaaaatAGATATTTTGACTTAACTATCGTTAATTAAAATTtgcatattaatttttttttcagtttCAAATTTTTTTTGCATATTACTATTCACTCGACACATTGTAATTTAATCACTTAGCACTTAATAAAGGCATATCagaaaaaataaaatcaattcattctTAACTACGTAAGTAGGCACTTATTTTGAACAGGAGGGAGTAGTATGTATTCCCGTTTTGCTTAGAAAATGAAAATTATTTCTGACGTCCCGATTACTGGACATTACATACAAATTATTTAATTTTCAGAAATACATTTATctgcaaaaaaaaatatttaaaattgaTTTAACTAAATCTAAAAGTAATCCAATATCAAACAGAAATTTACTCAATAATGAAATTCCATTAATTCTCATCAAAGAAAGATATATACACTTCAAAACC
Encoded proteins:
- the LOC132640609 gene encoding L-ascorbate oxidase homolog, whose amino-acid sequence is MGKLALLHLLCGILTFLVVVKAEDAYRYFTWTATYGMASPLGASQQVILINGQFPGPKLDLVTNENVILNLINKLDEPFLLTWNGIKQRKNSWQDGVLGTNCPIPPNANYTYKFQAKDQIGSYSYFPSTQLHRAAGGFGVLNVYARSVIPVPYAKPDGDFSLLIGDWYKTSHKALRQILDSGKSLPFPDGLLINGQKQSTFAGDQGKTYMFRISNVGFKTTINFRIQGHKMKLVEVEGSHVIQNLYDSFDVHVGQSLSILVTLDQSPKDYYIVASTRFTTTVLTTTSVLHYTNSQTPVSGPVPAGPADQFQWSLVQARSIRWNLTSNAARPNPQGSFHYGKITPSRTILLANSAPLIRGKQRYAVNGISYINPDTPLKLADHFNIPGVFTLDSIPTAPTAGSPNLATAVLPSSLHEFLEIVFQNNEDTMQSWHLDGYDFWVVGFGAGTWTQGSRKGYNLVDTLTRHTTQVYPKSWTAIYVSLDNQGMWNLRSAMWDRQYLGQQVYLRVYNPTASLANEYGIPTNALLCGKAAGRHL